The DNA sequence CCGATCGCGCCCGCGAGGGCGCCGCCTTCCACGAGGGCGGAGAACGCGTCGCCGCCGGGCGGCTGCACCGCGTCCACCAACCCCTGCACCTCGACCTTCGCCACCGGCAGGTCGAAGGCGAAGACGGCGAGCGTGGCCAGGGCGACCGCGGCGAGCGGCCCGGGCAGCACCTGGGCGGCCTTCCGCCACCGCGGCCACAGCACCAAGACGGCGATGGTGCCGGTGCCGACGGCGAACGCGGCCAGGGCGTCGCCGGAGCCGGCCGTGTCGGCGGCGAGCCGGGGCAGTTCGGCCAGCTTGTCGAGGCCGGACGCGGGCGCCTTGGCGTCGACGAGCGCGTACAGCTGTCCGGCGATGAGGACGAGGCCGATGCCCGCGAGCATCCCCTGGACCACCGCCACGGATATCGCGCGGAACCAGCGGCCGAGGCGCAGCGCTCCCATCGCCAGCTGGAGGAGCCCGGCGATCAGCACCAGGGCGCCGAGCGCCGCGATGCCGTACTCCCGCACGGCCTCGTACACGAGGACGGTCAGACCGGCGGCGGGGCCGCTGACCTGGAGGCTGCTGCCGGGCAGCAGACCGGTCAGGAGGCCGCCGACGATGCCGGTGACCAGACCCAGCTCGGCCGGTACGCCGGAGGCGACGGCCACCCCGACGCACAGGGGGACGGCGACGAGGAAGACCACGATCGACGCGGTGAAGTCCGCGCGCAGTGTGGAGAGGTCACGCACTGGGGGCCTTTTCATGGTCGGTACGTCAGCTTTCATGGGTTTCACCGGTGTTCCCCGCGCTCACAGCGGGAGGAACAGGTCGGTCTCGGCGTGATGGGCCGCCACCAGGCCGGTGTGGACCTCGTAGTACCAGCCGTGCAGACGGACGTCGCCGCTCTCCAGGCGCTCGCGGACGCACGGGTAGCCGCGCAGGCGTGCCAGCTGTTCGCGCACGTGGCGCTGGACGGCGGCGGCGACCGCGGGCCCGTCGTCGGCGGGCAGTTCGCTGGACAGCTGGCGGTCGAGCCAGTCCCGTACGGCGGGCAGCTCGGCGAGGTCCTCGCCGCGGGCCTTGGCGCCGACGGCGCCGCAGTGCGAGTGGCCGCAGACGACGATGTCGGCGACGCCCAGGACGCGCATCGCGTACTCGATGGTGGCGCCTTCCGAGCTGGCGGGCCGGTCCGCCTCGTAGGGGGGCACCGCGTTGCCCGCGGTGCGCAGCTCGAAGAGGTCGCCGGGGCGGGCGCCGGTGATCAGGGAGGGTACGACCCGGGAGTCGGAGCAGGTGATGAAGAGGGCGAGCGGGGACTGCCCGGCGGCGAGCCGTCCGAACGTCTCCTGTTCCTCGCGGCGTTCGGCGATGCGGGCGGTCATGCCGCGGGCGTGCGTGATGAAGGTCTCCATGGCGAAGACGTCTCCTGGGGTGTCGGTGTGGGGTGTGCGGTCGGCGGGGAGGGTTCCCGGCTGTCCGCTCAGGAGCGCGAAACGCAGTGCAGGAGGAGCAGTTGGGCGCCCGATCTGGCGGGCGTGGCCGCGTCGGGTCGGGGACCGGTGGGTCCGCGGGCCGCGCGGGCGTCGGCGGGGTCGGCCGTGGCGGAGCGTGCCCGCGCGGCGGCGGCCCGGAGGGGTGCCTGGGCGGTGTGCGCACGGCCGCGGACGAAGTGAGGGGGAGGGTGGGGGACTTCGCCGTCTCTGAGCGTGCGTTCCCGTGTTTCCATGGCGGCCGGGGGTGGTCCCGGCGCGGCCAGACTGGACGGGGCCGCCGCGTCGGGGGCCGCCCCCGCGACGGCGGGCGCGGCGCCGCCCCACAGGAGGGACAGCAGGACGATCACGGTGGTGGCGGCCCAGCGGCGCGCTCGCGTTGCCGGGCCCGCTCGGCCGGCCGGGCGGTCGGTCGTGTGGTGCCTCATCGTCGTCAGGAGGTGTCGGGCGCGCGGCGGCGCGCGGGACGGCCGGTCACGAGGAGCGGGGCGCAGGCCTTGCTCTCCGCGTGCGGCGGGGCAGTCGTGGCGGCGCGCGGGTGCCCGTTCAACTGCCGCCCGCTTCCTGAGGAGTGGTCACCGCGGTCAGCTCGCTGATCTCGGACAGCGTCATGCCGAGCTGCTCGTGCAGGAAGCGCACGATCGTCCAGTGCGGCAGCGCGCCCTCGTCGAAGGGGCCGAACTCCCTCACGTACAGCGGGATCCAGCGCAGCGCCTCCTCTATCGCCTGCTCCCTGCCCGGCTCGCGCTGGTAGTCCTCGTACGCGATGCTGCGGTGCTCGATGAAGAACCCGCCGGGCAGGCGCTGGGCGCACAGGGCGCGGTACTCGCGGGTCTGCAGGATCAGGTAGTGCCAGATCTCGTCGATCTCCTGCTCCACGGGGAGGAAGAGACCGCTGAGCCGGTCCGGGTGGCGGGAGACGAGGTAGAGGTAGCGCAGACACTCGGTGACCTGGCGCTCGACGTACTCCTGCGGGGCGTCGGTCGCCGCGGCGAAGTGCGCCACCACCTCGGCGTGCAGGCCGTCGCCGAGGAGGGCGGCGAGGTCCGCGGCGGACACGTGGTCGACGGCGGGCGCGAGGGGGGCGGCGGACGCGATCGGCTGCGTGGTCATGGTGCTCCCGGGAGGCGTGGCGAGGTGCGGGGGGTCAGGTGTCCTTGGCGAGCCAGGCGTATTTGCCCGAGCCGCCGATGGGGATGTGCGCCCGGTGGTCCAGGGCGGTGTCCCGTCCGGTGAGTGCGGCGACGCCGTGGCGCAGCGCGTCGGCCTCGACGGGTGCGAGCGGGGCGCCGTCGAAGGTCGTGTAGTGCAGCAGCGCGCGGGACGGGTCGCGGGCGTCGAGCTGGTGGACGAAGACGCGGGGCGACGCGGCGGTGACCACGTCGTCGAGGTCCCCTTGCGCCACGGGGCCGTGCGGGGTCTTCAGGAGTTCCTTCTCGCGGCCGCAGAACCGTGTGATGCGGGCCGGGTCGGGCGAGCCGTCGGCGGTGCGCACGCAGTCGCCGGAGCGGTAACGCACCAGCGGCATGTGCGGGTTGCGCACGCTGGTCACGATGAGGTGGTGGATGCGGCTGCCCGGCTCCACGGGGATCAGCTCGACACTCATCCGGTCCAGGTACGGCCGGTAGGCGCCGGTGCGGTCGCTGTAGAAGAGGTAGCCGAGTTCGGTGCTGCCGAACAGGTCGACGACCGGGCAGGAGAAGTGGTGCTGGAGGTAGCGCCGCACGTTGAGCGGCGCGTACTCGTACGCGTGCACGATGCTCGCGGGCCGCGGGAAGGACGCCCACAGGCCCCAGTCGACGGCCTTGCGCACCAGGTGCGCGAGATGGGGTCCGGAGCAGTCCAGGTGGTACCGGCCGCGGGGGTGAGCGGCCTGTGCGGTACGGATCTCCTCGATCATGCGCTCGACGTCCGCGCGGTCCCACAGGGCCGGGTCGCGGCGCAGGTTGACGTAGAACGTCCGCTCGTCCAGACGCCGCTGGTCGAGGTCCGGCAACGGGTCGGGCTCGGCCTCGGGCCCGCCGCGCTTGCGGGCGTTGACGCGGGCGACGTGCTCGGTGGCGAGGACGGTGGTGAGGGAGACCCGGCGGCATCCCTCGTGCCAGGTGTCGGCGATGTCGGGGTGCTCGCTCCACAGCCGGTAGTAGGAGTTGAGCAGGAAGTACGGGGGCCGGATGATCTGCATCCGCGCGTGGTTGGTGCCCGTGGAGAGCACGAACTCCGCTTCGCCGGCGGCGAGGGCGGCCGCCAGGGTGGGGGTCATCCAGTTGTCGGGAAAGCCACGGGCTATCTCCGGCTTCTCCAGAATGGGGAAGTGGCCACGCTCGACGTACGGCCGGTAGATCGGTATGTCCTTGACCTGGGCGATGACGTCGGAACTGGGCTGACCGTTCATGACCACCCTTCGGGGCTGCGGGGTACGTGGGGGGGCTGGCCCGGCACGCCCGGAGGCGTGCCGGGCCGGTAGTAGCAAGGGCAACTAACGGGTACTCAGGAAATACAGCCGGACTTCACCGAGGCGCTGATGCAGCCGGACTTGTCCGCGCTGATGCAGCCTTCCTTTCCGGACACCTTCGGCGAGTTCAGGGCGGTCCACTGGTTCCAGACATCGTCCTTGGCCATCTTCGCGATGAGCTTTTCCACGTCGCACCTCCAGGGAAGGGTGGGGTTGCGCGGCGGGGCTGTCGCCCGTTCACCGCCGCAATCGAAAGTAAAAGCAACACCAAGTCGAAGTCAAAGGCGAGCAATGCGCCACTGGCTCAAAAGCCGTCGGGAGCAGCGACTTTGGCTTGATCCTTTGGGGCGCGCGGGGCGCTATTCACCTTCTCTTCACCAATGTGACAGGAAATGTGCACGGGTGGAGCCAGGGGTCAAAAGGGATCAACCAACTGGAGCGAACTCAAGGGCGCTTACAGCGGAACGTTCACCGAAAAGGGGGTGATCCGGGGGTTAACGCCCGGTGGGCTCCGCGCGCCAGAGGAAGACTTCGGTACTCGGGGCGCGCTCGGCGAAGCGGCCCGACGGGGAGGTCGCCCGCAGCAGGTCGCGCAGGTCCGACTCGAAGGCGCGGCGGCGCGGCCCGAAGAGGTGCGGGGCCGAGAACGACATCGAGAACACCCCGGCCACGACGTCGTCGTCCGTGCGCTCCAGCGCCTGCCCGCCGGGAACGACGAGGCGCTCGGGCCCCAAGAGACCCGCCCGGGCGAACACCGCGGCCTCGCCGCCCGGCGTCCCCTGCGGCAGCACGCCGCGACCCGCCCGCCTGACCGGCCCCAGATAGCGCCTGACCAGCTCGTCCATCGCGGCGTACGGCACCGGCGGGTGCGGCAGACCCGCGACGGACCGGTCCTCCGTCTTCAGGTCCGAGAGGTGCGCGAGGGCGCCGCCGGGGCGCAGCATGCCCCGTGCCGCCCACGCCACCAGGTCGCGGTCCATCCAGTGGAAGGACTGGGCGAAGGCCACCACGGTGAAGGTGCCGAGACCGGCGGGCAGGTCTTCGGCCCGGGCCTGCACCCAGACGGCCTTTTCGGCCACTCCCTGCTCGGCAGCCCCGCGCCGGGCCTCGGCGATCATCCCGCCGTCGGGGTCGAGCCCGACGATCTCAGCGAAGGCGTGCGCGAGCCGCAGCGCGATGGTGCCGGGGCCGCAGCCCACGTCGAGCAGGCGCCCCCGCCCGTCGAGCCCCAACGCCTCGGTGAGGGCGTCCGCGAGGCCGGGCGCGTACGGGAGTCGTCCACGCCGGTAGTACGCGGCCGTACCGGAGAACAAGGTGTCGTCCCATTGCCATCCGGACGCCATGTCGGCGCACCGCCCTTCGCGGGAGATCCGAGCGCGGAAGCGTCGATGATTCCACGGCGGGGGCGGGGCAGCGACCTCATTTCCGCGTGGCGCGCGCCCGGTGGCGGGGAGCGCCCGCCGCAGTGCGCGCGGCGGGTCCGCGCGGCGGGCGCGCGCCGAGGGCTCACACGAAGGGCGTGATCCGCTCCTCGACGCCGAGGAGCAGCTTGCCGTAGATCTCCCTGCCCACCGCGGGCGTGGCGACCGCGTGCCGCCCGGCGGTGCTGGCGTCCCGCCAGATCCGCTGGAGCGGGTTGGCGTCGGCGAAGGAACCGCCGCCGTGCACGTTGAGCAGGGTGTTGATCGCTTCGAGGACGTTCTTGATGGCGTGTCCGCTGTCCGCGCGGACCCGGGCGCGGATCAGCACGTCGAGGTCGCCGCCGCGGGCGGCGGCCTCGTCGATGTCCGCGGCCGCGCGGCGCACGTGCAGCTGCGCCGTGTCGATCTTCATGGCGGCCTCCGCCACCTCCAGCTGCACGGCCACCGAATCCGCCTGCGTCTCGTAGTACGTGTACGAGATCGGCTTGGTCCCGGCCTTCTCGGTGACCAGCTTCAACGCGGCGCGGCCCAGGCCGATCTGGGGCCCGGCGAGGCCCAGGGCGAGCAGCGGTGAGAGCGAGGAGCGGAACAGGCCGGTGTCCCCGTGCACCGTCGGCAGCGCGCCGTCGATCGCCCGGGGCACGGAGATGACCCGGTGCTCGGGCACGAAGACGTCCTCGGCGATCAGGCAGTTGCTGCCGGTGCCGCGCATTCCGGCGACGTGCCAGACGTCCTGTATCTCCACGTCCGTGCGCGGCACCAGGGCCATCGCCTGGTCGACCACCTCGCCGTCCTCATCGGTGAGCGGCAGGCCGAGGACGGCCCACGTGGAGTGCCAGGCACCGGAGTTGTAGTACCAGCGGCCTGACACCCGCCAGCCGCCGTCGACCCGGCGGCTGGTGGCGGTGGGACCGAAGACGCCGGTGACCCGCGCGTCGGTGCCCGCGCCGAAGACTTCCTCCTGGGCCTGGAGGGGGAACAGCGCGGCCAGCCAGTTGCAGGTGTTGACCACGGCCACCACCCAGGAGGTGGAGCCGTCGCCCTCGGCCAGCTCGGCCGACACGTCCACCAGGGTGCGCATGTCGGTCTCGTATCCGCCGAAGCGCCGCGGCACGGTCAGTTTGAAGAGCCCGGCGTCCGTCAGCGCGTCGATCACTTCGTCGGTGATCCTGCGCTCCGCCTCGATCCTGGGGGCGTGCTCGCACAGCAGGGGCCGCAGCGCGGCGGCACGCGCCACGAACTCGGCGGTGGTCGGGACGGTGGTGTCGGTGGTGGTCATGTCTGTCTCCATGGTGTGCACACGTGTCAGGGAAGAGGTGCCGGTCATGCGACCGGGGCGAACGCGGAGTGCGTGCCGAAGGTGCGGTGGCCGTAGACCAGCGGCGCCGCCGTGGCCGTGCGGGCGTGGACGACCGTCCCGAGCAGCAGTCGGTGGTCACCGCCCGCGACGGCCGACGTCAGCTCGCACACGAGCCAGCCCGGCGCGTCCGGCAGCCGGGGAAGGTCGTGGTCGTACTCCCAGCGGACCGAGTCGAAGCGGTTCGCGGACCGGCCCGCGAAGCGCAGCGCCAGCGCCTTCTGCTCCGCTCCGAGCACGTTCACGCCGAACCGCCCGGTGGTCTGGATGCGGGCGAGCAGGCCCGACGCGCGGTCCAGGGCCACCGACACCATCGGTGGGCGCAGCGAGAGCGAGGCGAAGGCGCTGACGGTCGATCCGTGCGGCGTCCCGCCCTCGGCGGCGGTCACGACGGTCACCGGGGCGCAGACCCCGGCCATCAGATCCCGGAAGTCCTGTTCGGTCATCATGGCGTCCCCTCCAATCCATCATGATGATTACGGTGATCATGATGGAGGCTTTGAAAGTGCGTCAAGGGGTGCGATGCTATTGACCATAATCAATTCGTTCCGTGGATCGCTCAGTGGATCGCTCAGTGGATCGCTCCATGGACCGTCACGAGGATGGGGAGGTCCTGTGGGGGCCGCAGACGACACCAGAGGGAGCATGGAGCCGCCCGCCCTGCGGCGCGGCGATTGGGAGCGCCCCGCGCCCTCCCGCGCCGAGGTCGCCGCCCAGCGCATCGCGGCCATGGTCGCGGACACGGAGCCGGGCGAGCGCCTGGGCACCAAGGAGGAGCTCCGCGCCGCGTGCGGGGTGTCGGTCGGCACGTTCAACGAGACCCTGCGGCTGCTCCAGTCGCGCGGGCTCGTCACCGTCCGCCCCGGCCCGGGCGGCGGCCTCTTCGCCGCCGAGCAGTCCGCCCTGCGGCGCCTCGGCAACTCCGTGCTCGCCCTGGACGCCGACGCCGACACCGACGGGGCGGACGGCAAGCGCGCGGAGGAGGCCCGGCGCATCCGGGACGCGCTGGTTCCGCTCCTGGTCGAGGACGCCCTCTGGCACGCCTCGCCGGCCGATGTCGCCGCGCTCCGGGAGGAGTTGACGGACCTTGCCGAGGCCGCGCGGCAGACCGACACGGCCGCGTTCGCCGCCGCCGACCACCGGCTGCGCACCCGGCTCGCGGCCGTCAGCCCCAACTCCCTGCTGCGCTCGCTGTACGCGACACTGCTGCCGGTCGCCGAGCCCGACACCGCCGAGCGGCTCCAGAGCCGGTACGAGCACCACGCCGCGCTCCTCGACGCCCTTGAGGTCCGCGACCGTGCGCGGGCGCTCGACCTGGCGCGGTCCGACTGAGCCGAGCTCACGAGTCCCGCCCATGTTGGGCACACCTCGTTCACATTTTCCGGTCATTGAGGGGCGCCAAAGCGCCATCCCCGTATGAAACCGTCCCTCCTGACACACAGCCGGTGCCAGAGTCCCCGTGCGGCGCCCAACAGGGCGCCGGTGGATGAACTACCTGACACCAAGGAGTTCTTTTCGTGGGGAAGAAAACCGCGACGCTGCTCGCGACCGCAGCTCTGGCCTCCATCACCCTCGTGGGCCAGGCGAACGCCGCCCCCTCACACCACGCCGCCACCCCCGCTTCCAGCGCGACCACCCCGGGGCCCCTCGCCAACCAGGTGCGGTACGCGCCGTTCACCCTCAACCACAACCAGTCCGTGAGCTCCAACACCGCCCGCCTCGTCATGCAGTCCGACGGCAACCTCGTCATCTACGACGAGTTCAACCGGGCCAGATGGGCCACCGGCACCGTCGGCCGGGGCTGGACCATGCGCTTCCAGGAAGACGGCAACCTCGTCGTCTACACCCGCAGCGGCCGTGCCGCCTGGGCGTCGAACACTGACGGCCACCCGGGCTCGCGCCTCGTCATCCAGGACGACGGCAACGTCGTCATCTATGACGGCAGCCGAGCGATCTGGGCGTCAGGCACCGACCACTAGCGTCTGACACCTCTCGCCACACCACCGGCCGGGTCCTCACGGGCCCGGCCGGTCCCGGCTCCTGAAGGAGACGGGCAGACGACCTCCCGTCGAACACCCCGCATACGGGTCATGCACGTTCCGCGCCGCCTACAACCACAGCCCTCGTCCCCCGTGTCGAACTCCGTGCCGGTGCGCCGGTCCCGCCGGTGACACCGATCCCGCACCCATCGAACCCACGGAGTTCACGTGCACTCGCGTTCCCGCATCCCGATCGTCCGCCTCGCCGCCACCGCAGCGCTCGCCCTGGCCACCCTCGCCGTCGGCGTGCCGTCCGCCCAGGCTTCGGACACCGCCCCGGCCGCGCGCCCCGCGCCGGACGACCCCTTCGTCGTGACCCTCTCCACCAACGTCTCCACCACCGACTTCACCCACCGCAAGGTCAAGCTCAGCGGCACCGTGACCCGCGCCGACGGCACCCCGGTGGCGGGCGCGCCGGTCAAGCTCCTGAAGACCGTCCTCTACGACACCTGGAACCCGTGGGGCGACCCCATCGACCCCATCGAGCGGGAGACCCTTCCGCTCGGCACCCTCCACACCGACGCCCAGGGGAGGTTCGCGGTCTCCAACGTCCCCGCGGACCGCTGGCTGGACCGGGACAGCATCCATCTGTTCCCGCGCCACCAGGTCGAGTTCCAGGCCTCGTACGACCCGGGCGACCCCTCGGACGGCCACTTCTACTACGCCGACACCACGGTCGAGGTCCGGCCGGTCACCAGCGCCCTCACCTACAAGGTCAACAAGACCAAGGTGCGCGCCGGAGACACTCTCGTCGTCACCGGCAAGGTCACCTGGCCCGCCGGGCACGGCCCGGTCAAGGGCACCCGCGTCCTGCTCCGGACCTACTACGAGTCCGCGTACGACGCGAAGACCACCACCGACGCGCGGGGCAACTTCACCGTCCGCGCCAAGATCCGGGGCTACGACCGCGACTTCGTGCTCTTCTCCGCGCCCAAGGACTACTACGTCGCGGGCGCGAGCAAGAAGCTGCCGGTCAAGAACGTCACGCCGCGGCCGGCGCCCGCGACCTGAGCACCGTTCCCGCGGGGCCGCGGGGCCATGTCATGGTTTGACACAGATCACACGGATCCGTACGGCGGATTCCGATTGCCGACGGCGGCCGGGAGCAGGAGAAAGGACAGGAGCGGCCGCACCGCCGCGCCCCTGCCCCCGAACGTACGGAGGTCCCATGACCCGCGCCATCGCCGTCGGAGTGGACGGATCCGCCGAGAGCCTGGCCGCAGCCGACTGGGCGGCGGCCGAAGCCGCGCTGCGCGGCGCGCCCCTGCGGATCGTGCACGCCTGGCTCCCGCAGTCGACCGACGTGACCATCGCCCGGAGCAAGGACGAGCTGGCCACGGCCGCCGACGCCTTCGTGCGGGAGGCCGTGACGCGCGTGTCCGGGCGCCACCCGGACCTCACGATCACCTCCGAGGTCGTCCAGGCCACCCCCGTCGACACGCTCCTCGGGGAGGCCGAGCGGTCCGGGATGCTGGTGCTCGGCTCGCGCGGGCACGGTGCCCTCCTCGGCTTCCTGCTCGGCTCGTACGGACAGCAGGTGATCGCCGACGCGGCGGGTCCCGTGGTGTCCGTACGAGCCGGTACGGGGACGGGAGCGGCCGGGCCCGACGGTGCGGGTGAGGTCGTCGTGGGGCAGCACGGGGAGCCCGAGGACAGCGAGGCCGTGCTGCGGTTCGCCTTCGAGGCCGCGGCCGCCCACGGCGCGGCCCTGCGCGCGGTGCGGGCCTGGACCCTGCCGCCGCTGTACGCCTACAACACCGGCGTACTGGACGTCGCGGACCAGGCCGGCGGCCTCGAACCCCTCGAACAGCAGGCGCTGACACGGGCGCTCGCCCCGTGGCGCGAGCGGTTCCCCGACGTGCCCGTGACCGAGCACGTCGAGATCGGCAGCGCCGGCCAGGTCCTCCTCTCGGCCACCGCCGACGCGGGCCTCCTCGTGGTCGGCCGCAAGACGCACCGCTCCCCCATCGGCACGCGCATCGGCTCCGTGGCCCACGCGGCACTGCACCACGCGGGCTGCCCGGTCGCGGTCGTTCCCCCGGCCTGAGCCGCGCCCCTCAGCAGGTGGTGCCGTCCGGCACCTCGCGCAGGCCGACCAGGTAGTCGTCCACGCGCTTGGTGACACACGCGCCGGCCCGGCCGTAGGCGGTGTGCCCCGGAGCCTCGTACGTCAGGAGCATGCCGCCGGGGAACTGCTCCGCCACGCTCTCGGCCTCCTCGTACGGCGTGGCCGGGTCGCCGGTGGTGCCGACCACGAGGACCGGCGGCACTCCATCGGCCGCCACCCTGCGGGGCCGCTGCGTGCCCGACGGCAGGTCCTTGCACGCCAGGACGCTCAGCACGCTCGACACGCCGTACAGGCCCGCCTTCCCCTCCGCGCGCTCCAGCGCGTCCCAGTAGGGCTCGGCGGTGCGGGGGTAGGCGGTGTCGGCGCAGGAGACGGCGAGGATGGCGGCGTCGCTGTTGTCGACGGCGCCGTCGGACTCGCGTTCGCCGCGTTCGCCCTTGCCCCGGAGGCGGGCGGCAGGCCCCGGCTCCTCGGCCTCGGAGAGTTCCGCCAGCTTCGTCCCGTCGCCCCGGGCCCCCGCGCGCAGTGCCGCGGAGAGCGGCTTCCAGTCGTCTTCGGGCGCGTACATCGCCAGCGAGACGGCGTCGACGACGTCCGTCGTGCCGAGGCCTTCCTCCTCGCCGTCGACGGGCAGCGGTTCGTGCTCCGTACGCTCGTACAGGTCCTCGATCAGGCGGCGGATCTCGCCGGGGCTCTCACCGGGGCATCCGCTGCCGACGACCTCCGCGCACCGCTTCGCGTAGTCGTCGACGGCCCTGCGGAAGCCGGTCCCTTCGCTGAGGGCGCGCTGCGCCCAGCCGAGGGAGGGGTCGACCGCGCCGTCCAGGACCATGGCGCGCACCCGGCGCGGGAACTGCTCGGCGTACCGGGTGCCCAGGTGCGTGCCGTACGACCAGCCGACGTAGGTCAGCTTCCGCTCGCCGAGGGCCGCGCGCAGCACGTCAAGGTCGCGGGCCACGTCCTGGGTGCCGACGTGGCGCAGCAGGCCGCGGCTGCCCTTGCGGCAGGCGGTGGCCTCGGCGCGGGCGTCGGCGAGGGCCTGGGCGCGCGCGGCGGCGGTACGGGGGACGGGAGGCTGCTCCTCGGCGGCGTCCTCCTGCTCGTCCTCTTCTTCCGGGCAGTCGAGCGCGGGGCGGCTGCCCGCGACGCCGCGCGGGTCGAAGGAGACGATGTCGAAGCCGGCCCGCGCCTTCGCGCCGAACGACTCGGCCCCGCCGTCCTTGAGGTCGGCCACACCGGACTCGCCCGGGCCTCCCGGGTTGTACACGAGGGTGCCGACGCGCCGCTCCTCGTCGTCGGTCGCGGCCCTGGCCACCGGCAGGACGAAGGTCTTCCCGTCGCCCGGGTGCGCGTAGTCCCTGGGCACGGTGAGCCGGGCGCACTCCACGTCCCCGCACTCCCGCCACGTGAGCTTCTGCCGGTAGAAGCGCTGGAGTTCGGGCCGGGCGGCGGGGTCGGCGTC is a window from the Streptomyces spectabilis genome containing:
- a CDS encoding alpha/beta hydrolase, producing MKSRKSLKSLRHSARMRVLALPLAVLTALPLAGCTTEGSRGSARQHADADPAARPELQRFYRQKLTWRECGDVECARLTVPRDYAHPGDGKTFVLPVARAATDDEERRVGTLVYNPGGPGESGVADLKDGGAESFGAKARAGFDIVSFDPRGVAGSRPALDCPEEEDEQEDAAEEQPPVPRTAAARAQALADARAEATACRKGSRGLLRHVGTQDVARDLDVLRAALGERKLTYVGWSYGTHLGTRYAEQFPRRVRAMVLDGAVDPSLGWAQRALSEGTGFRRAVDDYAKRCAEVVGSGCPGESPGEIRRLIEDLYERTEHEPLPVDGEEEGLGTTDVVDAVSLAMYAPEDDWKPLSAALRAGARGDGTKLAELSEAEEPGPAARLRGKGERGERESDGAVDNSDAAILAVSCADTAYPRTAEPYWDALERAEGKAGLYGVSSVLSVLACKDLPSGTQRPRRVAADGVPPVLVVGTTGDPATPYEEAESVAEQFPGGMLLTYEAPGHTAYGRAGACVTKRVDDYLVGLREVPDGTTC
- a CDS encoding acyl-CoA dehydrogenase family protein translates to MTTTDTTVPTTAEFVARAAALRPLLCEHAPRIEAERRITDEVIDALTDAGLFKLTVPRRFGGYETDMRTLVDVSAELAEGDGSTSWVVAVVNTCNWLAALFPLQAQEEVFGAGTDARVTGVFGPTATSRRVDGGWRVSGRWYYNSGAWHSTWAVLGLPLTDEDGEVVDQAMALVPRTDVEIQDVWHVAGMRGTGSNCLIAEDVFVPEHRVISVPRAIDGALPTVHGDTGLFRSSLSPLLALGLAGPQIGLGRAALKLVTEKAGTKPISYTYYETQADSVAVQLEVAEAAMKIDTAQLHVRRAAADIDEAAARGGDLDVLIRARVRADSGHAIKNVLEAINTLLNVHGGGSFADANPLQRIWRDASTAGRHAVATPAVGREIYGKLLLGVEERITPFV
- a CDS encoding class I SAM-dependent methyltransferase, with the protein product MASGWQWDDTLFSGTAAYYRRGRLPYAPGLADALTEALGLDGRGRLLDVGCGPGTIALRLAHAFAEIVGLDPDGGMIAEARRGAAEQGVAEKAVWVQARAEDLPAGLGTFTVVAFAQSFHWMDRDLVAWAARGMLRPGGALAHLSDLKTEDRSVAGLPHPPVPYAAMDELVRRYLGPVRRAGRGVLPQGTPGGEAAVFARAGLLGPERLVVPGGQALERTDDDVVAGVFSMSFSAPHLFGPRRRAFESDLRDLLRATSPSGRFAERAPSTEVFLWRAEPTGR
- a CDS encoding flavin reductase family protein, which codes for MMTEQDFRDLMAGVCAPVTVVTAAEGGTPHGSTVSAFASLSLRPPMVSVALDRASGLLARIQTTGRFGVNVLGAEQKALALRFAGRSANRFDSVRWEYDHDLPRLPDAPGWLVCELTSAVAGGDHRLLLGTVVHARTATAAPLVYGHRTFGTHSAFAPVA
- a CDS encoding universal stress protein is translated as MTRAIAVGVDGSAESLAAADWAAAEAALRGAPLRIVHAWLPQSTDVTIARSKDELATAADAFVREAVTRVSGRHPDLTITSEVVQATPVDTLLGEAERSGMLVLGSRGHGALLGFLLGSYGQQVIADAAGPVVSVRAGTGTGAAGPDGAGEVVVGQHGEPEDSEAVLRFAFEAAAAHGAALRAVRAWTLPPLYAYNTGVLDVADQAGGLEPLEQQALTRALAPWRERFPDVPVTEHVEIGSAGQVLLSATADAGLLVVGRKTHRSPIGTRIGSVAHAALHHAGCPVAVVPPA
- a CDS encoding acyl carrier protein produces the protein MHSRSRIPIVRLAATAALALATLAVGVPSAQASDTAPAARPAPDDPFVVTLSTNVSTTDFTHRKVKLSGTVTRADGTPVAGAPVKLLKTVLYDTWNPWGDPIDPIERETLPLGTLHTDAQGRFAVSNVPADRWLDRDSIHLFPRHQVEFQASYDPGDPSDGHFYYADTTVEVRPVTSALTYKVNKTKVRAGDTLVVTGKVTWPAGHGPVKGTRVLLRTYYESAYDAKTTTDARGNFTVRAKIRGYDRDFVLFSAPKDYYVAGASKKLPVKNVTPRPAPAT
- a CDS encoding FadR/GntR family transcriptional regulator, which translates into the protein MEPPALRRGDWERPAPSRAEVAAQRIAAMVADTEPGERLGTKEELRAACGVSVGTFNETLRLLQSRGLVTVRPGPGGGLFAAEQSALRRLGNSVLALDADADTDGADGKRAEEARRIRDALVPLLVEDALWHASPADVAALREELTDLAEAARQTDTAAFAAADHRLRTRLAAVSPNSLLRSLYATLLPVAEPDTAERLQSRYEHHAALLDALEVRDRARALDLARSD
- a CDS encoding carbonic anhydrase, whose translation is METFITHARGMTARIAERREEQETFGRLAAGQSPLALFITCSDSRVVPSLITGARPGDLFELRTAGNAVPPYEADRPASSEGATIEYAMRVLGVADIVVCGHSHCGAVGAKARGEDLAELPAVRDWLDRQLSSELPADDGPAVAAAVQRHVREQLARLRGYPCVRERLESGDVRLHGWYYEVHTGLVAAHHAETDLFLPL